A single region of the Desulfovibrio sp. genome encodes:
- a CDS encoding GtrA family protein encodes MVSGWQAVPGFRWLADLVRGLLARRWVRFGIVGGAASVSYFLLGLLFVNVAGLPTLAGNALAYALSFIVSYLGQCLWTFRAADPTAGIASHRTMLPRFAATQAVGLCCNSAIVWLLVRLGVPYAWAMPVAVLTVPVMVYALCKVWVFRTQASFAPAGAGQSPAQQTSTPPNARNEDKA; translated from the coding sequence GTGGTTAGCGGCTGGCAGGCTGTGCCGGGCTTCAGGTGGCTGGCGGATCTGGTGCGCGGGCTTTTGGCCCGGCGCTGGGTGCGTTTTGGCATTGTGGGCGGCGCGGCTTCCGTAAGCTACTTTCTGCTGGGGCTGTTGTTCGTCAACGTGGCAGGTTTGCCCACGCTGGCGGGCAACGCCCTGGCCTACGCGCTCAGTTTTATCGTTTCCTATCTTGGGCAATGCCTGTGGACGTTCCGCGCCGCAGATCCCACCGCAGGCATTGCCAGCCACCGAACCATGTTGCCGCGCTTTGCGGCTACCCAGGCTGTGGGGCTGTGCTGCAATTCGGCCATTGTCTGGCTGCTGGTGCGGCTTGGCGTACCTTATGCCTGGGCCATGCCCGTTGCTGTTCTAACTGTTCCTGTCATGGTTTATGCGCTGTGCAAGGTCTGGGTATTCAGAACGCAGGCTTCATTCGCTCCCGCCGGGGCAGGTCAAAGCCCGGCGCAACAGACATCCACGCCCCCCAACGCGCGCAATGAGGATAAAGCATGA